AACCTGGACCCGGCCGCCGCCGCGCCGCTGCTGTGCGCCGGCATCACCACGTACTCGCCGCTGCGGCACTGGAAGGTGCAGCCGGGTCAGCGCGTGGGCGTGGTGGGCCTGGGCGGACTGGGCCACATGGGCGTGAAGCTGGCCAAGGCCATGGGCGCCCACGTCACCGTCTTCAGCCACACCGACCGCAAGAAGCAGGACGCCGCGCGCCTGGGCGCCGACGCCGTCGTGGTCTCCTCGAACAAGGAGGAGATGGCCGCGCAGACGGGCAGGTTCGACTTCATCCTCGACACCGTCTCCGCGCAGCACGACATCAACGCGTACCTGCGGCTGCTGCGACGGGACGGCCACCTGGTCCTCGTCGGCGCCCCGGAGAAGCCGCTCGACGTCCGACCCTTCTCCCTCATCCCCACGCGGCGGAGCTTCTCGGGCTCGATGATTGGGGGTATCCAGGAAACGCAGGAAATGCTAGACTTCTGCGGCAAGCACAACATCGTCTCCGACATCGAGCTGATTTCCATCCAGCAGGTGAATGACGCCTACGAGCGGCTGCTGAAGGGAGACGTGAAGTACCGGTTCGTCATCGACCTCGCGAGTCTGCGGAAGTAGCCGCCCGGGAGCTCCGGCTCCCACCTCGCGGGACAACAGCCGATAGGCAACGACTGCCCCGGCTCGAAGTCGCGCCCCGCCCACCGGCCCTGGAGGGCAGGACAGTGCACGCCATTGCACACCGTCCTGCCCCACTGGTCAGGTGCCTGCTCGCCGTTTGGTGCGAATTCTCAGAGCATGACTACGACGATTGCGCAGGCCGGTTTCGTGAAGGTGACGTCCCCGTACCCCGAGGAGCAAGAGCTGTTGGATCCGGCGCTCGCCGCCCCCACGCCCCAGAAGGCAGCCCAGCTTCGCCAGAAGGCGAGCCATTGGCTCAGTCGCGCACAGAAGGAGCTGCACGACGCCATCTTCGCGCGGGACGGCTCGGAGGCCGGACTGGACCGTTATGCCAGCGCCCGCGCGGAGCTCGACTCGGCGGAGACGTGGGCCCTGCGCGTCGCGGAAGCCTTCTCCATGCGCCGTGATTGACGACGCGCCGGGGGCCCCGGCGCTGGACGACGGCGCCGAGCACCCCAGCGGACGTCACGCCACCCGGGCGGAAGCCTCGGTCCGTTCGGCCCGGGCGTCCTCCGGCAGCGATACCGGCAGCGGCACCGGAGCGGGGCGCTGGCCGTAGGGGAAGTAGTCCTTGAGCTTCAGCATGTGCTTCTCGAAGAGGTTCCAGCTCACCAGCGCGAGCCCCAGCGAGAGCCCCGCGGCCACCACGTAG
The Myxococcus virescens DNA segment above includes these coding regions:
- a CDS encoding NAD(P)-dependent alcohol dehydrogenase — encoded protein: MIPVRGYAAQDAKSPLAPFQFERREPGPSDVQIEILYCGVCHSDLHQARDEWGGSLYPMVPGHEIIGRVVRVGDQVTKVKVGDMAGVGCMVDSCRTCPSCQEGLEQYCEKGNVQTYNAKAKDGKTLNQGGYSEAIVVDEAFTLKIPENLDPAAAAPLLCAGITTYSPLRHWKVQPGQRVGVVGLGGLGHMGVKLAKAMGAHVTVFSHTDRKKQDAARLGADAVVVSSNKEEMAAQTGRFDFILDTVSAQHDINAYLRLLRRDGHLVLVGAPEKPLDVRPFSLIPTRRSFSGSMIGGIQETQEMLDFCGKHNIVSDIELISIQQVNDAYERLLKGDVKYRFVIDLASLRK
- a CDS encoding FruA-associating protein, FapA; this encodes MTTTIAQAGFVKVTSPYPEEQELLDPALAAPTPQKAAQLRQKASHWLSRAQKELHDAIFARDGSEAGLDRYASARAELDSAETWALRVAEAFSMRRD